Proteins encoded in a region of the Streptomyces sp. NBC_00310 genome:
- a CDS encoding type II secretion system F family protein, which translates to MAGDGRGAGVRRARLLLAGGGAVGPPRWERVVGRVRGLGAEWWAPVAGSVIAVLGASVLPALAGAAGVPLLRRVRRAAEERGARERRGDAVVALCAALAGEARAGRQPGEALSRAARDSGGLGEARAVVLAAARFGGDVPGALAAAARQPGADGLLGLAACWRVAVDRGAGLAAGLDRLEGALRAERDQRADLRAQLAGARSTAVMLAGLPVLGLLLGTALGANPLHVVLHSTAGLGCLLVGAVLEGAGLWWALRIVRGAEAA; encoded by the coding sequence ATGGCGGGTGACGGGCGGGGCGCCGGGGTTCGGCGGGCGCGGTTGTTGCTGGCCGGTGGCGGGGCTGTGGGGCCGCCCCGCTGGGAACGGGTGGTCGGCAGGGTGCGGGGGCTGGGAGCCGAGTGGTGGGCGCCCGTGGCCGGGTCGGTGATCGCGGTGCTGGGGGCGTCGGTGCTGCCGGCCCTCGCGGGAGCGGCCGGGGTGCCGTTGCTGAGGCGGGTTCGGCGGGCGGCGGAGGAGCGCGGGGCCCGGGAGCGGCGGGGCGACGCCGTGGTCGCGCTGTGCGCGGCGCTCGCCGGGGAGGCACGGGCCGGGCGGCAGCCGGGTGAGGCGTTGTCGCGGGCCGCGAGGGACTCCGGCGGGCTCGGCGAGGCGCGAGCCGTGGTGCTGGCGGCGGCGCGGTTCGGCGGGGACGTACCGGGGGCCCTGGCGGCCGCGGCACGGCAGCCGGGCGCCGACGGGCTGCTGGGGCTCGCCGCGTGCTGGCGGGTGGCCGTGGACCGGGGTGCGGGCCTCGCCGCCGGGCTCGACCGGCTGGAGGGCGCCCTGCGCGCCGAGCGGGATCAGCGGGCCGACCTGCGCGCCCAGTTGGCCGGCGCCCGGTCGACGGCGGTGATGCTCGCCGGCCTGCCGGTCCTGGGGCTCCTGCTGGGCACCGCGCTCGGCGCGAACCCCCTGCACGTGGTGCTGCACAGCACGGCGGGGCTGGGCTGTCTGCTCGTCGGCGCGGTGCTGGAGGGTGCCGGGCTGTGGTGGGCGCTGCGGATCGTGCGGGGAGCTGAGGCGGCGTGA
- a CDS encoding type II secretion system F family protein: MSGEVVHRLGVALCVVVGLWWPARSLDTARRRRRLRARLATVLVLAAEPPRRNLVSRGAVRRWLPVAGVVGAGWVLVGGLPGLLLGLAVGVGAWQWLRRARRLGGDPAEAYDVAAAARQLPLAADLLAACITAGASPVAAAQAVGEALGGPVGERLARGAAEARLGGEPAEAWRSLAALPGAGALARLLERADESGVPAASPVARLAAEARAEWGRSATERARRAAVMVTAPVGLCFLPAFIAVGVLPVVIGLADGLLGGGGG, encoded by the coding sequence GTGAGCGGGGAGGTTGTCCACAGGCTGGGGGTGGCCCTCTGCGTGGTCGTGGGACTGTGGTGGCCGGCCCGGTCGCTCGACACCGCGCGACGCCGACGAAGGCTGCGCGCCCGGCTGGCCACCGTGCTCGTCCTGGCGGCCGAGCCGCCCCGGCGGAACCTCGTGTCACGGGGCGCCGTACGGCGATGGCTGCCGGTCGCCGGGGTGGTCGGCGCCGGGTGGGTGCTCGTCGGTGGCCTTCCGGGCCTGCTGCTGGGGCTGGCCGTCGGCGTCGGGGCCTGGCAGTGGCTCCGGAGGGCCCGGCGCCTGGGCGGCGACCCGGCAGAGGCGTACGACGTCGCGGCAGCCGCACGCCAGCTGCCTCTCGCCGCCGATCTGCTCGCCGCCTGCATCACGGCCGGGGCGAGCCCCGTGGCGGCCGCGCAGGCCGTGGGCGAGGCCCTGGGCGGCCCGGTGGGCGAGAGGCTGGCCAGGGGCGCGGCAGAGGCCCGGCTCGGAGGTGAACCGGCCGAGGCTTGGCGCTCGTTGGCGGCCCTCCCCGGAGCCGGAGCGCTGGCAAGGCTCCTGGAACGCGCCGACGAGTCCGGCGTACCGGCCGCCTCCCCTGTCGCCCGCCTCGCCGCCGAGGCCCGCGCCGAATGGGGCCGTTCGGCGACGGAGCGGGCACGCCGGGCCGCCGTGATGGTCACCGCACCGGTCGGCCTGTGCTTTCTGCCCGCCTTCATCGCCGTGGGCGTGCTGCCGGTGGTCATCGGGCTGGCGGACGGGTTGTTGGGAGGGGGTGGGGGATGA
- a CDS encoding DUF4244 domain-containing protein, giving the protein MSKAVQAVTAVQAAREAVRVRVVRAVVCRARAARRDAGMVTSEYAVGIIAAVAFAAVLYKVVTSGQVQAELQQIVGRALNGGA; this is encoded by the coding sequence ATGTCCAAGGCAGTGCAGGCAGTAACGGCAGTGCAGGCAGCGCGGGAAGCGGTGCGGGTTCGGGTGGTGCGGGCCGTGGTGTGCCGGGCGCGGGCGGCGCGGAGGGACGCGGGGATGGTGACCTCCGAGTACGCGGTGGGGATCATCGCGGCGGTGGCCTTCGCCGCGGTGCTCTACAAGGTGGTGACCAGCGGGCAGGTCCAGGCGGAGCTGCAGCAGATCGTCGGGCGGGCCCTCAATGGCGGGGCGTGA
- a CDS encoding TadE family type IV pilus minor pilin has product MAGREPGRPRRRRRVLGGDGGFVTAEAAMVLPVLLLFATALVWALFAACAQIQVVDAARAGARAAARQDPPAAVVAAARKTAPDGAEVSVGREGDFVRVVVSAPAPGPDGLGLDLGHTAVALAEETVGEGAG; this is encoded by the coding sequence ATGGCGGGGCGTGAGCCAGGCCGGCCACGGCGGCGGCGCAGGGTGCTGGGCGGCGACGGTGGGTTCGTGACGGCCGAGGCGGCCATGGTCCTGCCCGTGCTGCTCCTGTTCGCGACGGCGCTGGTGTGGGCCCTGTTCGCCGCCTGCGCGCAGATCCAGGTCGTGGACGCCGCCCGGGCCGGTGCCCGTGCGGCAGCCCGGCAGGACCCGCCTGCCGCGGTCGTGGCGGCGGCCCGGAAGACGGCGCCGGACGGGGCGGAGGTGAGCGTGGGCCGGGAGGGTGACTTCGTACGCGTCGTGGTCTCGGCCCCGGCGCCGGGCCCGGACGGACTGGGCCTCGATCTCGGTCATACGGCCGTGGCGCTGGCGGAGGAGACGGTCGGGGAGGGGGCCGGGTGA
- a CDS encoding Rv3654c family TadE-like protein, translated as MTAFSWSGGRLRVTRSASAANSASAAGSAGSDRGSATVWAVGAIAVLCAVFGAVLALGQVVVIRHQAEATADLAALAAADHWMKGDEGACATAERVARAQGGRLVLCEVEGEISDVTAASGMGPLTAESRARAGPPGPAAVPEPRDAFGP; from the coding sequence GTGACCGCGTTCTCGTGGTCCGGCGGGCGGCTGCGGGTCACCCGTTCGGCCAGCGCGGCCAACTCGGCCAGCGCGGCTGGTTCGGCTGGTTCGGACAGAGGGTCCGCGACCGTCTGGGCCGTCGGGGCGATCGCGGTGTTGTGCGCCGTGTTCGGGGCCGTACTCGCGCTGGGGCAGGTCGTCGTGATCCGGCATCAGGCGGAGGCGACGGCCGACCTCGCGGCTCTCGCCGCCGCCGATCACTGGATGAAGGGCGACGAGGGGGCCTGTGCGACGGCGGAACGGGTGGCAAGGGCACAGGGCGGCCGCCTCGTGCTCTGCGAGGTCGAGGGAGAGATCTCCGATGTCACGGCGGCCTCGGGCATGGGCCCACTGACCGCCGAGTCCAGGGCACGGGCGGGCCCGCCGGGGCCGGCGGCCGTCCCCGAACCCCGAGATGCCTTCGGGCCCTAG
- a CDS encoding DEAD/DEAH box helicase, translating to MAFNHLPAGVHDALAPLSVTPVTHSMPMAKNHRSDRSPTDTASSPSPSTVLDRLASGPSRASRITHTEHVPPRAGRHAVWPDRIRSEVVAAVQAAGIEHPWAHQARVAEHALDGESVVVSTGTASGKSLAYLVPVLSRLLDGSEAPNGRGATTLYLAPTKALAADQRRSVKELSQPLGNAVRPAVYDGDTPVEEREWVRQYANYVLTNPDMLHRGILPSHPRWASFLRALKYVVIDECHTYRGVFGSHVAQVLRRLRRLCARYGAEPVFLLASATAAEPSVAARRLTGVPVTEVADDASPRGELVFALWEPPLTDLHGEKGAPVRRTATAETADLLTDLTVQGVRSVAFVRSRRGAELISVIAQERLAEVDRSLARRVAAYRGGYLPEERRALERALHSGELLGLAATTALELGVDISGLDAVLIAGYPGTRASLWQQAGRAGRSGQGALAILVARDDPLDTFLVHHPEALFDQPVESTVLDPDNPYVLAPHLCAAAAELPLTDEDLGLFGPACEELLPQLEAAKLLRRRAKAWHWTRRERAADLTDIRGQGGRPVQIVETGTGRLLGTVDAGAAHTSVHEGAVHLHQGRTYLVRELDLEDSVALVEQADPPYSTVARDTTSISVLETDTEVPWGDGRLCYGSVEVTNQVVSFLRRRLITGEVLGESKLDLPPRTLRTRAVWWTVTEDQLDTARINPEILGGALHAAEHASIGMLPLFATCDRWDIGGVSVPLHPDTLLPTVFVYDGHPGGAGFAERAFHTARAWLTATRQAIASCECDAGCPSCIQSPKCGNGNDPLHKRGAVRLLTELLRTAPDAPPADRAA from the coding sequence ATGGCATTCAATCACTTACCGGCAGGCGTGCACGACGCCTTGGCTCCATTGTCCGTCACGCCGGTGACACACTCGATGCCGATGGCCAAGAATCACCGATCCGATCGATCCCCGACGGACACCGCTTCCAGCCCCTCGCCGAGCACGGTCCTGGACCGGCTCGCCTCGGGGCCGAGCCGGGCTTCGCGCATCACTCATACGGAGCATGTGCCCCCGCGCGCGGGCCGCCATGCCGTCTGGCCCGACCGGATCCGGTCGGAGGTCGTCGCCGCCGTGCAGGCCGCGGGAATCGAACATCCCTGGGCCCACCAGGCACGCGTCGCCGAGCACGCGCTGGACGGCGAATCGGTCGTCGTCTCCACCGGAACCGCCTCCGGCAAGTCCCTGGCGTATCTCGTCCCGGTCCTGTCGCGCCTCCTGGACGGCTCCGAGGCCCCGAACGGCCGTGGGGCGACCACGCTCTACCTGGCCCCCACCAAGGCCCTCGCAGCGGATCAGCGCCGATCCGTGAAGGAACTTTCACAACCTCTCGGAAACGCCGTACGCCCGGCCGTGTACGACGGCGACACCCCCGTCGAGGAACGCGAGTGGGTCCGCCAGTACGCCAACTACGTCCTCACCAACCCCGACATGCTGCACCGCGGCATCCTCCCCTCCCACCCCCGCTGGGCCTCCTTCCTGCGCGCCCTCAAGTACGTCGTCATCGATGAGTGCCACACCTACCGCGGCGTCTTCGGCTCCCATGTCGCCCAGGTGCTCCGGCGCCTGCGCCGCCTGTGCGCCCGCTACGGCGCCGAACCCGTCTTCCTGCTCGCCTCCGCCACCGCCGCCGAACCCTCGGTCGCCGCCCGCCGCCTCACCGGCGTCCCCGTCACCGAGGTCGCGGACGACGCCTCACCCCGCGGCGAACTGGTGTTCGCCCTCTGGGAGCCCCCGCTCACCGATCTGCACGGCGAGAAGGGCGCCCCCGTCCGCCGCACGGCCACCGCCGAGACCGCCGACCTCCTCACCGACCTGACCGTCCAGGGCGTCCGCTCGGTCGCCTTCGTACGCTCCCGGCGCGGCGCCGAGCTGATCTCCGTGATCGCCCAGGAACGTCTGGCCGAGGTCGACCGCTCCCTCGCCCGGCGTGTCGCCGCCTACCGCGGCGGCTACCTCCCCGAGGAACGCCGCGCCCTCGAACGCGCCCTCCACTCCGGCGAACTCCTCGGCCTCGCCGCCACCACCGCCCTCGAACTCGGCGTCGACATCTCCGGCCTGGACGCCGTCCTCATCGCCGGCTACCCGGGCACCCGCGCCTCCCTGTGGCAGCAGGCCGGCCGCGCCGGACGCTCCGGCCAGGGCGCCCTCGCCATCCTCGTGGCCCGCGACGACCCGCTGGACACCTTCCTGGTCCACCATCCGGAGGCCCTGTTCGACCAGCCGGTGGAATCGACCGTCCTCGACCCCGACAACCCGTACGTCCTCGCCCCGCACCTCTGCGCCGCCGCCGCGGAACTGCCCCTGACGGACGAGGACCTCGGCCTGTTCGGCCCGGCCTGCGAGGAACTGCTGCCACAACTGGAGGCCGCGAAGCTGCTCCGCCGCCGGGCCAAAGCCTGGCATTGGACGCGCCGCGAGCGGGCCGCCGACCTGACCGACATCCGGGGCCAGGGCGGCCGCCCCGTCCAGATCGTCGAGACCGGCACGGGCCGGCTCCTCGGCACGGTCGACGCGGGCGCCGCCCACACCTCCGTCCACGAGGGCGCGGTCCATCTGCACCAGGGCCGTACGTACCTGGTGCGCGAACTGGACCTGGAGGACTCCGTCGCCCTCGTCGAACAGGCCGACCCGCCCTATTCCACGGTCGCCCGCGACACCACCTCCATCTCCGTCCTGGAGACCGACACCGAAGTCCCCTGGGGCGACGGCCGGTTGTGCTACGGCTCCGTCGAAGTCACCAACCAGGTCGTCTCCTTCCTCCGCCGCCGCCTCATCACCGGAGAGGTGCTCGGCGAGTCCAAACTCGATCTCCCCCCTCGTACGCTGCGCACCCGCGCCGTGTGGTGGACCGTCACCGAGGACCAGCTGGACACGGCCCGGATCAACCCCGAGATCCTCGGCGGCGCCCTGCACGCCGCCGAACACGCCTCGATCGGCATGCTGCCCCTCTTCGCGACCTGCGACCGCTGGGACATCGGCGGCGTCTCGGTCCCGCTCCACCCGGACACACTGCTCCCGACGGTCTTCGTCTACGACGGCCACCCCGGCGGTGCGGGCTTCGCCGAGCGCGCCTTCCACACCGCCCGCGCCTGGCTCACCGCCACCCGCCAGGCCATCGCCTCCTGCGAGTGCGACGCCGGCTGCCCGTCCTGCATCCAGTCCCCCAAGTGCGGCAACGGCAACGACCCGCTGCACAAACGGGGGGCCGTGCGGCTGCTGACCGAGCTGTTGCGGACAGCACCCGACGCTCCGCCGGCGGACCGGGCGGCCTAG
- the bldG gene encoding anti-sigma factor antagonist BldG, translating into MDLSLSTRTVGDRTVVEVGGEIDVYTAPKLREQLVELVNDGSFHLVVDMEGVDFLDSTGLGVLVGGLKRVRAHEGSLRLVCNQERILKIFRITGLTKVFPIHTSVDEAVAATD; encoded by the coding sequence GTGGACCTGTCCCTGTCGACCCGTACCGTCGGCGATCGTACGGTCGTCGAGGTCGGTGGCGAAATCGACGTTTATACCGCGCCCAAGCTGCGTGAGCAGCTGGTCGAGCTGGTCAACGACGGGAGTTTTCACCTCGTCGTGGACATGGAGGGCGTCGACTTCCTCGACTCCACCGGGCTCGGCGTGCTGGTGGGCGGCCTGAAGCGCGTACGGGCCCATGAGGGCTCGCTGCGTCTGGTGTGCAACCAGGAGCGGATTTTGAAGATCTTCCGCATCACCGGTCTGACCAAGGTGTTCCCGATTCACACCTCGGTCGACGAAGCGGTGGCAGCCACCGACTGA
- a CDS encoding ATP-binding protein, translating to MATVELRFSALPEHVRTARLVAAAVARRAGVDEAVLDEVRLAVGEACTRAVGLHQSSGISAPVRVLLIEEEKQFSIEVGDEAPHAVPGGDPSGAGGEADAEIEEDDMGLAVISGLVDDVEVTAGENGGLIRMTWPTTPSIVVVP from the coding sequence ATGGCCACCGTTGAACTCCGCTTCAGCGCGCTGCCCGAGCACGTCCGGACCGCCCGACTGGTGGCGGCAGCGGTGGCGCGCAGGGCCGGAGTGGACGAGGCCGTCCTCGACGAGGTCAGGTTGGCCGTCGGCGAGGCGTGCACCCGTGCCGTCGGACTGCATCAGAGCAGTGGCATCTCGGCGCCGGTGCGGGTGTTGCTGATCGAGGAGGAGAAGCAGTTCTCCATCGAGGTCGGCGACGAGGCGCCGCACGCCGTCCCCGGTGGCGATCCATCGGGCGCCGGCGGTGAGGCGGACGCCGAGATCGAGGAGGACGACATGGGCCTCGCGGTCATCAGCGGCCTCGTCGACGACGTGGAGGTCACCGCCGGGGAGAACGGCGGACTGATCCGCATGACCTGGCCGACGACGCCGTCGATCGTGGTCGTGCCCTGA
- a CDS encoding sodium-translocating pyrophosphatase: MAGLSTPQRFDHTANFAAAVLTDDNRIIIMVIGVVALAALAVAGVLVRQVLAAGEGTESMKKIATAIQEGANAYLARQLRTLGVFAVVVFFLLMLLPADDWNQRAGRSVFFLIGAAFSAATGYIGMWLAVRSNVRVAAAAREATPAEGEPEKDLTAVSHKAMKIAFRTGGVVGMFTVGLGLLGASCVVLVYAADAPKVLEGFGLGAALIAMFMRVGGGIFTKAADVGADLVGKVEQGIPEDDPRNAATIADNVGDNVGDCAGMAADLFESYAVTLVAALILGKAAFGDAGLAFPLIVPAIGVLTAMIGIFAVAPRRTDRSGMSAINRGFFISAVVSLVLVAIAVYAYLPSSYADLEGVTDTAIQGHAGDPRFLAVVAVAIGIVLAALIQQLTGYFTETTRRPVRDIGKSSLTGAATVVLAGISIGLESAVYTALLIGLGVYGAFLLGGTSIMLALFAVALAGTGLLTTVGVIVAMDTFGPVSDNAQGIAEMSGDVEGAGAQVLTDLDAVGNTTKAITKGIAIATAVLAAAALFGSYRDAILTAANDVGEKVSGEDAPMNLMMDISQPNNLVGLIAGAAVVFLFSGLAINAVSRSAGAVVYEVRRQFREHPGIMDYSEKPEYGRVVDICTKDALRELATPGLLAVMAPIAIGFTLGVGALGAYLAGAIGTGTLMAVFLANSGGAWDNAKKLVEDGHHGGKGSEAHAATVIGDTVGDPFKDTAGPAINPLLKVMNLVALLIAPAVVQFSYGEDKSVGLRVAIAVASIAVIVGAVYVSKRRGIAVGDEDNSERVAKSADPAVVS, encoded by the coding sequence ATGGCGGGGCTTTCTACCCCTCAAAGGTTTGACCACACCGCGAACTTCGCAGCCGCGGTGCTGACCGACGACAACCGGATCATCATCATGGTGATCGGCGTCGTGGCACTGGCCGCGCTCGCCGTCGCCGGGGTCCTGGTGCGCCAGGTGCTCGCGGCGGGCGAGGGCACCGAGAGCATGAAGAAGATCGCGACGGCGATCCAGGAAGGTGCGAACGCCTACCTGGCACGGCAGTTGCGCACGCTCGGCGTATTCGCCGTCGTCGTGTTCTTCCTGCTCATGCTGCTGCCCGCGGACGACTGGAATCAGCGCGCCGGACGGTCGGTGTTCTTCTTGATCGGCGCGGCGTTCTCGGCGGCCACCGGTTATATCGGTATGTGGCTCGCCGTGCGCAGCAACGTGCGCGTCGCCGCGGCGGCCCGGGAAGCGACACCGGCGGAAGGAGAGCCCGAAAAAGATCTCACCGCCGTCTCGCACAAGGCGATGAAGATCGCATTTCGCACCGGCGGCGTCGTCGGCATGTTCACGGTGGGGCTCGGCCTCCTCGGCGCGTCCTGCGTGGTCCTCGTGTACGCGGCCGACGCGCCGAAGGTGCTGGAGGGCTTCGGCCTCGGGGCCGCGCTCATCGCCATGTTCATGCGGGTCGGCGGCGGCATCTTCACCAAGGCCGCCGACGTCGGCGCCGACCTGGTCGGCAAGGTCGAGCAGGGCATTCCGGAGGACGATCCGCGCAATGCCGCGACCATCGCCGACAACGTGGGCGACAACGTCGGCGACTGCGCGGGCATGGCGGCCGACCTCTTCGAGTCGTACGCCGTCACGCTCGTCGCCGCGTTGATCCTCGGCAAGGCGGCGTTCGGCGACGCCGGGCTCGCGTTCCCGCTGATCGTGCCCGCGATCGGCGTACTCACCGCGATGATCGGTATCTTCGCGGTGGCACCCCGTCGCACCGACCGCAGCGGCATGTCCGCCATCAACCGCGGTTTCTTCATCTCCGCGGTGGTCTCGCTGGTACTGGTCGCCATCGCCGTCTACGCCTACCTGCCGTCGTCGTACGCCGACCTCGAAGGCGTCACGGACACGGCGATCCAGGGCCATGCCGGCGATCCGCGGTTCCTCGCGGTCGTCGCGGTGGCCATCGGCATCGTGCTGGCCGCGCTGATCCAGCAACTGACCGGCTACTTCACCGAGACCACCCGGCGTCCCGTACGGGACATCGGCAAGAGCTCGCTGACCGGCGCGGCCACCGTCGTCCTCGCCGGTATCTCCATCGGTCTCGAATCGGCCGTCTACACCGCCCTGTTGATCGGCCTCGGCGTGTACGGGGCGTTCCTGCTCGGCGGTACGTCGATCATGCTCGCGCTGTTCGCGGTGGCGCTGGCCGGCACCGGTCTGCTCACCACGGTCGGCGTCATCGTCGCCATGGACACGTTCGGGCCGGTCTCCGACAACGCGCAGGGCATCGCCGAGATGTCCGGCGACGTCGAGGGCGCGGGCGCGCAGGTGCTCACCGACCTGGACGCCGTCGGCAACACCACCAAGGCCATCACCAAGGGCATCGCCATCGCCACGGCCGTCCTCGCGGCCGCCGCGCTCTTCGGCTCGTACCGCGACGCGATCCTCACGGCCGCGAACGACGTCGGCGAGAAGGTCTCCGGCGAAGACGCGCCGATGAACCTGATGATGGACATCTCGCAGCCCAACAACCTCGTCGGGCTCATCGCGGGCGCCGCGGTCGTCTTCCTCTTCTCGGGGCTGGCGATCAACGCGGTCTCGCGGTCGGCGGGCGCGGTGGTCTACGAGGTGCGGCGGCAGTTCCGCGAGCACCCCGGGATCATGGACTACAGCGAGAAGCCCGAGTACGGCCGGGTCGTCGACATCTGCACCAAGGACGCCCTGCGAGAGCTGGCCACGCCCGGTCTGCTCGCCGTCATGGCGCCCATCGCGATCGGGTTCACGCTCGGGGTCGGAGCGCTCGGCGCGTACCTCGCCGGGGCGATCGGCACCGGGACGCTGATGGCGGTGTTCCTCGCCAACTCCGGTGGCGCGTGGGACAACGCCAAGAAGCTCGTCGAGGACGGTCATCACGGTGGCAAGGGCAGCGAGGCCCATGCCGCGACCGTCATCGGTGACACGGTGGGCGACCCGTTCAAGGACACCGCGGGACCGGCCATCAACCCGCTGCTGAAGGTGATGAACCTCGTCGCGCTGCTCATCGCGCCCGCGGTCGTCCAGTTCAGCTACGGCGAGGACAAGAGCGTCGGGTTGCGCGTCGCGATCGCCGTGGCCTCGATCGCCGTGATCGTCGGGGCGGTGTACGTGTCCAAGCGGCGCGGGATCGCCGTGGGTGACGAAGACAACTCCGAGCGGGTGGCCAAGTCGGCGGATCCAGCGGTGGTTTCGTAG
- a CDS encoding small secreted protein, which yields MEGTNPVNKKLAAALSGGAVLVLALSGCSGDDETNDKLNSWAKEVCDSVQPQIKKIAAANASIQQETSDDSAPADVQKADSQGFQDISDAYKAMATAIQKAGAPDVEDGAKKQKAAVAELNQLSTAYGELKKKSDALNTKDQAKFADGLEGVATELEKLSKTGSDALKELEKGEVGQAMAEQKSCTSATTPGSASAPASSTKS from the coding sequence ATGGAAGGGACCAATCCGGTGAACAAGAAGCTCGCGGCCGCACTGTCCGGCGGTGCGGTACTGGTACTGGCGCTGTCCGGCTGCAGCGGCGACGACGAGACGAACGACAAGCTGAACTCCTGGGCCAAGGAGGTCTGCGACTCCGTGCAGCCGCAGATCAAGAAGATCGCGGCGGCCAACGCCTCGATCCAGCAGGAGACCTCGGACGACAGCGCACCGGCGGACGTGCAGAAGGCCGACTCCCAGGGCTTCCAGGACATCTCCGACGCGTACAAGGCGATGGCGACGGCCATTCAGAAGGCCGGGGCGCCGGATGTCGAGGACGGCGCGAAGAAGCAGAAGGCCGCGGTCGCCGAGCTGAACCAGCTGTCGACGGCGTACGGCGAGCTGAAGAAGAAGTCGGACGCGCTGAACACGAAGGACCAGGCGAAGTTCGCGGACGGGCTCGAAGGGGTTGCCACCGAGCTGGAGAAGCTGAGCAAGACCGGGAGTGACGCGCTGAAGGAGCTGGAGAAGGGGGAGGTCGGGCAGGCGATGGCCGAGCAGAAGAGCTGCACGTCCGCGACCACCCCCGGGTCGGCGTCCGCGCCGGCTTCTTCGACCAAGAGCTGA
- a CDS encoding class I SAM-dependent methyltransferase translates to MSDSRLSSLPSVDRSDVAVRLREALIGAEFTADGLLELLGASAYAALARSEVVPALRATRGETALEALVRLFLLQQPVAGARVDGVLPLDACVESGWLLRVGEDGDEVAAAVDVRPYGGPDGEDWFIVSDLGCAVGGAGGIGSRDEGVVLGVGGASTTLAGITVRTAVGSALDLGTGSGIQALHAAHHATRVTATDLNPRALHITALTLALSGAPAADLRQGSLFEPVRSDETYDLIVSNPPFVISPGARLTYRDGGMAGDDLCRTLVSQAGERLNEGGFAQFLANWQHVEGEDWQERLRSWVPRGCDAWIVQREVQDVTQYAELWLRDAGDHRGDVAEYRARYDAWLDEFEARKVKGVGFGWITLRKSAAADSEPSITVEEWPHPVEQPLGETVRQHFARVDYLRANDDAALLTAHFRLTAEVVQEQVGLPGAEDPEHVVLRQNRGMRRATKVDTVGAGFAGVCDGRLSAGRILDAIAQLVGEDPVALRDRTPVQIRLLVEQGFLEPAP, encoded by the coding sequence GTGAGTGACTCCAGGTTGTCTTCGCTGCCCTCTGTTGACCGGTCCGATGTCGCTGTGCGGCTGCGGGAGGCGCTGATCGGTGCCGAATTCACCGCTGATGGGCTGCTCGAGCTGCTCGGCGCCTCCGCGTACGCGGCGCTGGCGCGGAGTGAGGTCGTGCCGGCGCTGAGGGCGACGCGCGGGGAGACGGCGCTGGAGGCGCTGGTGCGGCTGTTTCTGTTGCAGCAGCCGGTCGCAGGCGCGCGCGTGGACGGTGTGCTGCCCCTCGACGCGTGCGTGGAGAGCGGGTGGCTCCTTCGCGTCGGTGAGGACGGGGACGAGGTCGCCGCCGCCGTCGATGTGCGGCCGTACGGCGGGCCCGACGGTGAGGACTGGTTCATCGTGTCCGACCTGGGGTGCGCGGTCGGTGGGGCCGGGGGGATCGGGAGCCGGGACGAGGGTGTCGTGCTGGGGGTGGGCGGGGCGTCCACGACCCTCGCCGGGATCACCGTGCGGACGGCCGTCGGATCCGCCCTCGATCTGGGGACCGGCTCCGGCATCCAGGCGCTGCACGCCGCGCACCACGCCACGCGCGTGACGGCGACCGACCTCAACCCGCGCGCGCTGCACATCACGGCGCTCACGCTGGCGCTCTCCGGAGCACCGGCGGCCGATCTGCGCCAGGGCTCGCTCTTCGAGCCGGTCCGGTCGGACGAGACGTACGACCTCATCGTGTCCAATCCGCCGTTCGTGATCTCGCCCGGCGCCCGGCTGACGTATCGCGACGGCGGGATGGCGGGGGACGACCTCTGCCGCACGCTCGTTTCGCAGGCGGGGGAGCGGCTGAACGAGGGCGGGTTCGCGCAGTTCCTCGCCAACTGGCAGCACGTGGAGGGGGAGGACTGGCAGGAGCGGCTCAGGTCGTGGGTGCCGCGCGGGTGCGACGCGTGGATCGTCCAGCGGGAGGTCCAGGACGTCACGCAGTACGCGGAGTTGTGGCTGCGGGACGCGGGTGACCACCGCGGTGACGTGGCCGAGTACCGGGCGCGGTACGACGCCTGGCTCGACGAGTTCGAGGCGCGGAAGGTGAAGGGCGTCGGGTTCGGGTGGATCACGCTGCGGAAGTCGGCCGCCGCGGACTCCGAGCCCTCGATCACCGTCGAGGAGTGGCCGCATCCGGTCGAACAACCGCTCGGCGAGACCGTGCGGCAGCACTTCGCGCGCGTCGACTACCTGCGGGCGAACGACGACGCGGCGCTTCTCACCGCGCACTTCCGGCTCACCGCCGAGGTCGTCCAGGAGCAGGTCGGGCTGCCCGGCGCCGAGGACCCCGAGCATGTGGTGCTGCGTCAGAACCGGGGCATGCGCCGGGCCACGAAGGTGGACACGGTCGGCGCGGGATTCGCCGGTGTGTGCGACGGCAGGCTCAGCGCGGGGCGGATTCTGGACGCCATCGCCCAGCTCGTCGGCGAGGACCCCGTCGCTCTGCGGGACCGTACGCCGGTCCAGATCCGGCTCCTCGTCGAACAGGGGTTCCTCGAACCGGCTCCGTGA